A part of Neodiprion pinetum isolate iyNeoPine1 chromosome 4, iyNeoPine1.2, whole genome shotgun sequence genomic DNA contains:
- the Gbeta76C gene encoding guanine nucleotide-binding protein subunit beta-2, whose product MGKDDAETTKLKQELEDLINKCKEDQKKQQDATLEETCSGLADAPKVKLTTKKLLKGHINKVNSVHFSGDSRHCVTGSLDGKLIIWDTWTGNKVQVIPLRSAWVMSVAFAPSGNYVACGGMDNMCTVYDVNNRDATGAAKIVRELLGYEGFLSSCRFLDDKTIITGSGDMKICMWDLEAGKKTTDFNAHNGDVVSISLAPDGQTYVTGSVDKTCKLWDMREEKARQTFFGHEADVNSVCYHPSGQAFATASEDKTARLWDFRSDQQLATFKPPNTNPGFTSCGLSLSGRFIFCGSDDNSIHIWDTLKVQHNGVLAGHDNRVTSLSVAGSGMAIASCSWDQHVRVWV is encoded by the exons atggGCAAAGATGACGCAGAGACTACAAAACTGAAGCAAGAACTCGAGGACTTGATCAACAAATGCAAA GAAGAccaaaaaaaacagcaagacGCAACTCTAGAAGAGACCTGCAGCGGATTGGCGGACGCTCCAAAAGTAAAGCTGACCACAAAGAAGCTGCTTAAAGGTCACATCAACAAGGTCAATTCTGTCCATTTCAGTGGAGACAGCAG ACATTGCGTGACGGGATCGTTGGAtggaaaattgataatatgGGATACCTGGACCGGAAACAAGGTGCAGGTAATTCCGTTGCGCTCTGCGTGGGTAATGTCCGTGGCCTTTGCACCCTCGGGTAACTACGTAGCCTGTGGAGGAATGGACAACATGTGCACCGTTTACGACGTCAACAATCGCGACGCTACCGGGGCCGCGAAAATCGTTCGCGAGCTTCTCGGCTACGAAGGTTTTCTTTCATCTTGTAGATTTCTCGACGACAAAACCATCATCACTGGATCAGGGGACATGAAAAT ATGTATGTGGGATCTGGAAGCAGGAAAGAAGACAACAGATTTCAATGCCCATAACGGTGACGTGGTTAGCATAAGCCTGGCACCCGATGGTCAGACATACGTTACCGGGTCTGTTGATAAAACTTGCAAGTTATGGGATATGCGGGAAGAAAAAGCGAGACAAACTTTCTTCGGTCACGAGGCTGACGTTAATTCCGTTTGC TACCATCCGTCTGGACAGGCCTTCGCGACGGCATCCGAGGACAAGACTGCGCGTCTTTGGGACTTCCGTTCGGACCAACAATTAGCAACGTTCAAACCGCCAAACACTAATCCGGGTTTCACGTCTTGCGGATTATCGCTGAGTGGGAGGTTCATATTCTGCGGTAGCGACGACAATTCCATTCACATATGGGACACCCTGAAGGTTCAACACAAcg GCGTTTTGGCGGGACACGATAACAGAGTGACATCGCTGAGCGTTGCCGGAAGTGGAATGGCCATAGCGAGCTGCTCTTGGGATCAGCACGTCAGAGTttgggtgtaa